AACATTGTTTAGTAAAGGTGCTATTCACCTCGTGTGTTTTTTCTAACTAGAATATCACTTCACATGTATGCGAAAAGTTTTTTAACCATTCATGGAGATCTTAATGTAGTTTCACACTTTCACTAagttcttattatatttatttatttaaaaaaattgaaaaaaaaggaagttgcAACATCAAGACAAAACATTAATACTATAGAAacattaggatttttttttctctcttttaggATGGGAAgacacatatttttatttttttggtaatcaaGAAGACACATATTTCACTTCTCACCAACCAAATCACAATGTCTTAACCATTCGAAATGGATTGaattaattttcatgatcaaaattactatttttaacATATACCATAATACATAGTTCCAATCCAATGTCAAAGGAAAATATCTATTAAAAgcgaaaagaaaaagagaaaaagttcGGCCACCACCACTGACCCATTGTGTGCGTCATGTCATTATCCAATATTTTAATGGGGGCCCAAGAAGCCACGTGGCAAGATATGGTTGGAGGACAGAACAGACAGTGCCGTAGAGGAATCAACCTCTGCAGAGCAGAGCGGCGAGACAGAACAAAGAGGACGATCAAGTAGTTTGTAAAGTACTAAAAACCAGAGATTCTTTAACAGAGAAATTGAACATGTGTATTGCAGTGTTTCTATGGCGAGCTCACCCTCTATACCCACTCATTCTTTTGCTTAATAGGGATGAATATCACAGCAGGTGAGCCCAAATCTCTATCTGGgtcttcgtttttttttttgttgggattAGTTTTGGCTGTCTGATATGGTTTCTGAGGTTGACAAGGTactattttttgttgggtttgttttggttttggttttggttttgaagGCCTACAAGGCAATTGGAATGGTGGGATGGTGGTGAAATATTGGGAGGGAGAGATGAGCTTGCAGGTGGGACATGGTTGGCTTGTAGCAGGGATGGAAGGGTTGCTTTTCTCACAAATGTTAGGGAAGTTAAGTGTCTTCCTGATGCCAAGAGTAGAGGGGATCTCCCATCTCGGTTCTTGCAGGTAATCTCATTATGCTTTTGTTAAatctaaagagaaaaaaatgtagAGATTGATGTAGAGAGTGGAAGTAACGAGAGAACAAGAAATAGAGAATGCTAGGATTACATGGTTCGGCTTGATGGGATAAAGCCCTTGACGTCTACATTGTTACTTGTATCCGTGTCTATTACAAGCAGTCATTGTCCATGACTCTAATATGGTTTTGGTGTACATCAGCTGAGTAATACAGTTAGGCCTCTTGGACCATTACACATAGTTAACACATAATCCCAATATAGACATTATGTTTAACAGCTTTTGATAAAATTCTTTGctatctctcactctctctgtTTTGTTTGTTCTCCTTTTAATTTGAATGATTTAAAAGGGCAGTGTATAAAGGACAAAACTTTGGTACAATTTATTATGTGTTGTTCCTTAGATGCCATACCTTAAGTTCCTTAACGTGATTGCATTGGCCAGTGAGCACAAAATGTATTATCTTTCTCATGGACAATTAAATTTGACTGTATGATTAGTGGCCACTGTGGCAACATAATTCAGTTTAACTGGGAATCTCTAAGGTTCAGCTCATAAAGAATGCTGCCAAGAACTGCAGCAGGCCGTGCTATCTATCAGATTCTTTCTTTAATTACTGTTGAAGACCTGCAAGTAAATCTTGAATAATGTGAGATGATGAATGATTTTGGAAATTGCTAAATTACTACCTGGTTGACAAACTGACACGCCAGGGAATCTAATTGGTGTCAcatcaacataataaataaatttccaaATTACTTGTTTTGTTGTGTGTAAGAAAGTTCACACTTATGTGGTAAAATTTAGAGTATCCTTAGCATCACTCACTGATCCTAGTTCTGTGCACTTTGGATGCCTTACCTTAGAGCTTTTAAACTCGTAATTCAATTGCTAGCCAACTTTAATGagattgatatgttttaaaaaggTAAATCTTTTTAGGGCCTTGAACGATTGTTTTGTCATGGCTGCAGAGCAAGAAGAAACCCATGGACTTTGCAGAAGAAGTGACAAAGGAGGTGGATCAGTATAATGGGTTTAACTTGATATTAATTGATCTTTGTTCCAAAACCATGGTATATGTAACCAATAGAGCAAAAGAAGATAACAAGTTTGTCACTGAGGTTTCAACTGGGATTCATGTATTAACAAATGCAAGCTTAGACTCTCCATGGCCTAAGGTAAGAAGGTATGTTATACTTCTTCATCTACATTATATAATTGCAATTCTGACTATATTAAAAAGTCATATTTTCTTATTCATGAacacaaaaaggaaaattacaaATCTGCATATTGTATGATCTAATTGCTACTTCATTTCCTTTAAAGTAGATAAATTAATAGGTCAAAACAAATCCTATCTTGAGTAATGTTACTTTTTGATTTGGTTTATCTTCTATACCATATCAGCTAGCCTTTTACTTGATATTCTGCATCATTTACTCTCTCAGCAAATTAGTCTGgataatttttctatttcagGCTCAAAGACTGGGCAATAATTTCAAAGAGCTATTGGATACATATGGTGAAGAAGAACTACCTGTGAAAGAGATGGTTGAAAAGCTAATGAAAAACACAGAGAAAGACGACGAAAGCATGCTACCTCACATTTTTCCTCCAGAAAGGGAATACAACTTAAGTTCCATATTTGTTGACACAATTAATCCATTGGTAAATCTAGTTACTGTTCCATTATAATTCAGAAAATGTGAAACTTAtatcacaaattttactacaatttTACAAGTTGACTTGACGATGAATGTGATCGGTATGTTTGAATTTCTTCTTCTAATTGAtgacacattaatttgtaaggtttatgtagtaaaatttgtaatattttttacagAATTTCTCaagtttttctcttttgcaTAGGGACGTTATGGCACTAGAAGCACTTCTGCTTTGTTTGCTAAAGCAGCTGGGGAAGTATGCTTTTATGAGAGCCATCTGGAGAATGATCTGTGGAAAGAACAGACTGCAACTTTCCAGATAGAAGAGACAAAGTGATTGATGGAATATGGTGGCCCAACAATCTCTATGGTCAATCTTGTCTGAGTAGAGTCAAGCTAGATAACTTGTGAGTTTTGACATCCTTGTTCTTTCTTTTAGTTGTTAAGAGGAAAATAGATATAACTCAACCTTACACCACGTGAGGCATATACAAATCCTCTCCTACACTTGTTGAATAATCGTTCAATAAAACTGGACAGTCTGGACTTAAATGATTAGTTCACCCTGTTTGATTTGGTAGCTACTATTTATGATTTTCTTTCGAGTGCTTATTGCAATGCAATTGTTTGGAGTCTTTATATTGAGCTCtttcaagaaaccttgtttgaCAAGAGAGTGGTCAAATTGCATAGAGCATTGGGTTCATTACTGCACAAGATCATTCGGCTTTAAGCTGCACTTTCCCGCCAATGAGCTTTAGGTTGGTTTATAATTGGTGAGTGTGACTTATGAGTGATGTTACAGTTATGACTACTACATAAGATGATTGATGTGTCAAGTTTTAAACACAAAGCAAAAACTAGATTCAAAATGTATTTAATATGTTATTGAATGACAGTAATCACATTTGGTTATCTCAGTTTGTAAAACCACCAACTTTGGCATTTTCTCTGACTAATTATGTGTTTTTAAAACAAGTGAAGGTCTGACTGATAGGGGGAGTTGCAGTACACAGTTTTATTAAACATCACCCTAGCTTTTATTACTTGACATGATGTCCTTAGAACTGTACTGAATTATCATCTTTGCTTCCTATGTTGAGGCCTGATTCTTGTCTAATTTAGAATAGCTGCCTACTAGAAAACACAAGGGAAAAATAAAGGAGAACATTCAGAAACAATAGTTTTTGTGTACACCAACAGCCTGAGACTTATTCTTATCTATATATCAATGTAAACCATACACCCAGCCCTGGTCTACATTATTTGCCACTCATCACAGAGATGACGAGGCATTTAGCTGTTTACCCTTATAACACCCCAGTACATAGTTTCTCAATCTCTCATTTGGCAAGGCAAGTTGCACATGTGCAACCATCACCACACTTGCAAAAGGCCTTGCCAGTTCCCATGGTATGCTCATTCTTAGGGCATGAGCACGGATTGCAGCCGCAGTGCTCGCCACATGAGCATGTCATATGATCATCTTTGGCTGTGGTTGAGCTTACGCTTGTGGTAGTGCACCTGTTCATGATCTCATTACAAACTTATTGCATTTCTATGTCACATGGATCCAAATTTCCACTACACAGTAAGGTTTAGTGATAAATAGTAATGTGGCTTCAAATGTAATAACTGCTTTgtgtaaattattttagaatacaAATTTTAGGTACCATTCTATGCTGTTCTTAAATTGAATTCAACTACATGATTATATTGACCAATCTAGCAAAAggaatgttatatatatacatacatatatatatatatatatttttaaggacaattaaattcaattatgtgATTCATTAGCCAATAAAACCACTTGGTTAAAGTATAACACTTACCTAACACttactctactttttttttttaatactcaaTGACCTGGACTTCATATCAACAGTAAACATAAATATTCATGAACCTCTTCATTTGTTGTTTACCCCCTTATTGCCACTCTTTATGTTTTAAAgctttggtttgaaaaaaattagaacaataggcatcctttttttctttttcagttacAGTTCAGTATAATATTACTACTCGGTTCCTTGATCCTGCAAAGTATCTGGaaaatttctcacttttttgagttttggtggTGTCTTAGATAGACTGCCTGACCATTTGGAAGAAGAGGCAACAATATCATGTTTTCATTAGAAATGAGAAAAGTCCAACCACAGTTTTCAAACATCATCACTTAAAATCTATTTCCACTAGAATGATACTTGTACCAACtttaaaacataaagaaaaatttcgcaattttttttaaaaattattttttaatatttatgaataatttaaaattttaatattacagATTGTATTGATTTTCACCCCCAAAATATAGCTTTTTTTTAGTAGTAAAATTAGTAAAAgttttagtataattttttcttccacAAATCAGCAAACAAAAGGCACAGTTTGTAGAATGTAAGAAGTGAACATGGACTGACCTACAATCCACACATCCGGGACAGGAAACAGGGCAGCTACAGGTTTCGTTGCAAACAGCAGAACCTCGACCTATTGTATCCATTTTTTAACCTCAAAAAAGTTCAGACTGAAGGCGACTTAGCTAACTAGTCACCGCAACAATATGTAACTTTCAATTAATGATAGTAGCGTTTCTTCTTAGGCCTTGTAATGCTGCCAAATGGACATCAGAATCTTAGAGATCTACACGTGGCATTCCAGTCACATTACAAAATTATACGTGTCATCAAGAAATTTTGGTTTATGAGTGTGGAGGTTCAAAGGGAAGCATGAGCCATGGGCTTAAGCAAGACAAGGTGCCCAAGGAAGCCCAACAGGGAGGCAGGAAGGAGTTGGGCCAAGTTGCTAGGACCCACCATAGTCAGTGGGAGAGGATCCTCGGGAAATGCAGGGAAAATTAGCTGGGATTTGGATAGTTCAGGGAGGCATGCCTATGAGCACATGGAACAAAGGAGGTCATGTCCCATAAGCCGCCCACAATTTAGAAGAAAGCTTTGGGAACAAATGGTGGcttaggagtcagcacctaatgAAGGAGCTTAGTACCTCGGGTAAAGCAGGAAAGGGGAACCAAGAAGGAATGTGATTAGGAGTCTTTTTGCCTTCcatcattaacaatgaagatctaCCCATTTAGAGGAAAGTGATAAAGTGTGAAGCAGTCAGAGCTTTGAGATGTCTTTTTAAAGACCTTGGGAAAAGGATGAGAAGTCTTGACTTGGGAAGAACATTTAGGATTACTCAAACAAGATCTCCCATAAGAAGAAGGTCAGCTAGGGACTTTTGGGCTACCAAACCTCAAAAGGGGAAACAATGAGAGAATGAGGAAAGGACTAGCCACTACAAACAAAACATTAGGTATGGTATCCAGAGCACAAAAGAATGGATCAATGGCATGAAGGAACCCTGGAAATGGCACTATATAAGTGGCTAGAGCTCCAACCAAAAGGTATTTAGCAAGGAAGCACTTAATGcactacaaaagatacaaaagaGAGCTGTAAGCTTGAAATACAGTAAAAAGAGTGAGATACTGTAGGGGATCCTACAAAAATATTGGAGGATACACTTAATTCAAAGGGATTCAAATCTCACAAGTTATAGAAGCCTAAAAAGAGCTATTTAAGTCTGTGATTTTTAAACTTTATTGAATCTTATGATATATCCTAACGGAGTAGGACTCAATTTATTCAAATACTTGatataatgaaaatataatttcactctaTTTTAAGGATCCCTAACGTTCCTTTTATTTGCAATGCACTCTTTTTTGGTTCCTTTGTTATTCCTTAGTTATTTgtttaatcaatatatatatatatatatatatatatatatatatatatatgtgtgtgtgtgtgtgtgtgtgtgtgcgcgtgcgCGTCTTGTGCACAAATTGGCTCATAAACGGCCTAACAAAGCCATGGTGAGTTAAGTCCAGTCTACCAACTATTTACACTATCTTTTAGAGGCTCAGGATCCTCTTAGAGTATTGGGCTTGGATTTTGTCCAAAGAAGGAACCCACAATGAGCATCATCAGAGATACAAAAATTTGTTAAGATGACCAGTTGTGTTTAACTAATCACTTTTACATAATTTCACCACTTTACAACATCGCACCTCAACACTTTgtgaataaaattgtaaaatgcTTTGCATCATTAAACTTAATGTTAAACCATGTTAGAGAtacaaattagtaaaatttagtAGTAAGATAATAAATTAGGATTGATAAGTTACTTTCACATTGCCTTTATTACTGACactaattttattatacatcctttcactcaataaaatagtaaaagttttggTGTCCCTAAAGTAGTTGATTTATGGCAATCGACGAGTCAATGTGCATTTGAGGCATCTGTTTGTGTTCACCCATCCGTATGTGAAACACAAGCAGTGGAACTTGTATCAAAGATGGATAGAATTGTTTTATCCTTATTCGCAAGTACAACCTAAACTATTTTACCGATATTTACTGTCATAGTTTGAGTTCTGTAGTTACTAGGTTCCACTAGTCTTACCAATAGACCAACTTTGTTGGTGTACTTTATGCAAATGTTTAGATTTGAGTCTTTTGGGGACATTCGTGTACTCCCTTATAGAGATTACAGTGCATAGAGCCGCACAAGCAAAGGTTGAGTTACATTTGTTGTTGGTTCTTTAAAGCagaaaaacaaatgaaatgGCTCTCTTATTGCGGGTTAACAAAGCCACCAACTTCCCAGGTTCCAAAAGTTGAACAAGACCAATAATTAACACACACACTAATCTAGTCTAATTTCTGAGTCTGCATGATAAAGGTTCCATGCCTTCCTCCTATATATGTCCTGAAGCCAATAgtgtctcattttttttaaaattttgaggagaaaaacaattttttaataatagtgtagagattaaaaaaaaaaacttaataatagtttagagattaaaaaataaaaactttttaaattgaGCTAATTATTTAGGGATAAAAAACAAGGACGAAAAGCAATATTCGtgcaaagtttaaaaaaatattttaacctATTGTTTATGTCTGGGATATGAGGGGTGATAACAACAGGTTCAtgcaaattaatatatatatatatatatatatatatatatatatatatgagggaTGATAAGAACAGGTTGCCTGCCTTGCCTCTATCCTATCCCTTAGTTTTTTAATGACAGAACACTGTTTTAATCAAAATATCCCCCTTTTGGACTCAGCTCTCTagcttttatatttaaataaatccCACTTTtcactgaaaaaaaaatcaatatttccCCTttatatagattaaaaaaaattaaaattgcttccttaaataaattaattgaataTACATTTAAAGAATTTAGCTTACCTTAATTAAACACGTCTAATTAAAGTAcagagaaagcactatagccACCAATACAGGATTACAGATACTAAAATTAGCATCgatcatataaaataaataaataaatccaacCACCAGCATCATGCCATCATCCCTCTTTTACCATGGTCTAAAAGTGATCCTTTTGTTAAAAGccatttcttttaataatcTCATCAATTAAAAGTTTACTTGATCTAGGAAAAATGCAATAGccctttaaagtttaaacttgaTCTAggaaaaatgcaaattttaagGTAAAGTTCTGTTGTCATATGAGATGAAAATCCTGTTATTTGTAAAATCTGCATTCTTAGTTTTGCAGTTGGTAAATTAAATACCAAAAAGTTTATCTTTCTACCTTTGGATGAATTAATCATTCCACACAATAACTCAATGAGTCAATGTTCACGTCACGTATTATATATCTGCATAAATCTCACCATTTTTCCCTCTTATTTTGGATTGATACTTTATCTTGTACCACCCACATAACTgatgaaaggggaaaaaaaattcagatggTAGAGCAGAAGAACATTCCATAGCATATATAGTAGAAATAATTGAATACACAACTAGAGgttgcaatttatttttaattatttttgaaaagccATACACAAACCAACTTTAGTTTACCATTCATCACATAGATGATGATTGATGAGGCTTTTTTAGTAGTCTAAAGCTGCATAATAAACCAAAACACCTATCACAGAGTAGATAGTATTTCTAATTATAGTTCTCCAAATCAGGCTTGGCAAGTTGAACATGAGCAACCAGCACCACACTTGCATGAGCCCCTGCCAGTCCCACCAGCCGCTGCACTCTCTGGGCATGAGCATGGGTTGCAGCCACAGTGCTGGCCACAGGTGCATGTCTTGTGTTCACCCCCACTCGCGGTTGAATCCTTGTTACCACACCTGTTTCACAATATTgcaaaattcaattaatttattttttttacttaggtATAAATCCATATTCACAAAGTTTGGCGGTAATTTTTGGATCAAAGTATATGAAAGTATAAAAAGGTAGCATTGAAAAATACTCATGTATAAATCCATGTTTGTTTATATAATTCTTTTGGGTCAAAGTATAAAAAGGTTGCACAAGGTTGCACTGAATTATTTAGAGTACCCGTTTGTAACATAATTAAATGAACAATGAAAAACATATTGTGGCCATGTTTGTTTATATGAGTAAAACATGGGGAGCTAACATATATATATCGAACACTGAGTGATTACCTGCAAGAAGCCCCACCGGAGCATGGTACAGTGCAGCCACACTTGTCATTACAACCCATGCCTGAAACTCCTCGAATATCTGCCATTTTTTCACAACACCTTTCAATTAAATTACTTGCTATAAAGCTAATCAAGGTTCAGTAGTCTTCAGTTTGTATATCTTCCTTGAAGCACTAGTGCTTTTCTTTATATAGTGCAATTCCTAGGCCTTGCATGTCTCATGCCAACTGGCATTGTTGGGCACAAATAGTAAGATCAACATATGGCAAAGAATGAAGTTGAAGTGGCAAATTGACTTCTTCATGGTTCTTCTTTTGCTGACAAATGGCACACAAAGTTTAAGGAGACCAGCAACGTGTCTGCTTTTAAGGTAGAAGAAGTGGCAGAGACTTTTTCATGCTTCTTGGAATTGCTACACGTAGTTCTAATACCACAGCTATCTTACGTTTTAGATTGTGACTGGTTGTTTATCACTTTTACATGAATTCACAGTTTGCCACATGACTAGTTATGGCACAAAATATACCATTTTATgtggtattaaaatttttctatacAAAAACCACGGATTGCGCTTAAAGATATTGTCCAATCCATAATACAAGTTTTGTCCGTGATTAGCTAAAATGATAGAATATCATCGTTCTTTGACAAAGTCATAACAAGAAGATAAAATCAATGTTGGAAGTATTTTCTGTAAATGCACACGGAAAgaaatacaaacaaaaacaatcaaaTTAAAGCATGTATGCAATTAGGAGGTTAATAAGTTTTCATGACTTGATGATTATGGATAAGCTTGGAGGGGCTATGGATCCCAAAAGGGCCAGGAGTGTTTGAAAATAATTGCTAAGTCTTTGACCTTATATTGTATTTTAAACATCTTTCTCTAATTAAGTTTACATTCTCCTTTTTTCTCTAAAACGGGAAATTAAATTAGTATTATTTGATTCATAATAATACTACCTTAAAATAAGGTGTGCATGGCCTCCcacaaaatgtaatataataacaaaaaaacaaaagtttagGATTTAAAACTCCTCCATTGtgctattgaattattaaaatttttttgactcTTTAAAACATTCTTGACCTCAACCTATATATATTCTAACAAGTAGGTTCTTACGGAAAATGATTAGATATATAGTTTGGAGcaatgctccctcctctcatatGAGAGGTGAGCTCCACATGTGGGTTCCACTATGAGACCCACCCctcatgtgagaggaaggaaCAAGCTCATAGAGTAAGTATTACCCGATTTTTACTATTAGAGATAATGGTATGTGCCACGGTTGGACGATAGCTAATTACTTTCATCCCCTTTTGGCCCAACACAGTGCTAATGCAATACTAATTGAAAGTTACAAACAGGCTTTCAAGTAGAGgggtttaaaaaagaaaaaaagaacaagaaaaatggcTATCAAGCAGCGGGTATATGGAGGAGTTTTGTTATGCACATTCTGCAGAAGCACAATTGAGACTAGAAATCACTTGAACTTTGAATGCTCCTTCAATTAGAAGATGTGGATTTCTATTCTAAGAGGACCATTTCATTGCAGGAAATTGATTTTGAGAACACTATTTGTAAGCTAGTCCTAGAAAACTGCAATATATATAACCAATTTGGGTGTTATTATGTTGTCCTTGGATCGTCACCATTTTGTTGACATTATGTCGACATTATATTGTCAGGGCTAATTATAGCATATTGTAAGAATACTAGAATACAATAAATGCGTAtttcctcctctcacataagAATGAGTCTTTCTAACTAAATTCATGTTGCAACCTAGTATTCATATGAGAAAAAATGAGCACGCACTTATAGTACTTATACAGTATTTTATAATATTCCATTCTATCTTGTTTCCATCATGCAACATACACAGAATTACATTCTCAATTCAGATtatgacatttttctttttgataaaagTAGGCAATGCATTAAAAAACTAAGTACATAATTATTAAGCATGGACTAATAAACTAATGTGCCAATGTCCATACAATCCAATAGATAAGCACTAACTAACCATAAAACCAAAGCAAAGCAACCAAAACAAACTAACCATAAAACCAAAGCAAGCCAAAACAGATGGCAAAGCAAAACATACTAACTACTGCCCTAACAATCTAAACAAAAACATCTATAAGGCATCACAACCAGTACCTTTAGCACAGTAGCACATAGACTAGCACTTTGGCAAAACACGACAACACAAGATTTCAAggatcaaattaaaatactacttGGATCAATCCCCCAATAACAACAGATGGTAGCATTCAAAACTGACTTCTTGAACTTGGTTTTAAAGCCCAACCTAGCTTTGACATCCTTAATGATGCTTCTCTTTAGCTATTCTTCTGTCCAAATTCTTTCTTCATGAACTATGGCATTTCTTTGCAACCAAATATGGTAGACCGTTGCCCACCAAGCAAGTTTGCAAGCTATTACTCTCAACCCCTTCCCTTTTAACTCTCTAATTCCCCAAGCAATCAAGTCCTCCAACACAAATTGAACATTTGAAACTAGACACAACCTCATCATGTCATCCCAAATTCTTCTAGTGAAAGAACATTCAAAGAAGATATGATCTCTACTTTCAAAGCAATTCTACAAAAAACACAAGCTATCACCCAAGTACCCACTCGGTCATTCTATCTCACGTGGACAACTTGTTGATTATAGCTAACCAACCAATAAACAAATGCTTCAGGATAGTTAAATGGAACCAAATCAACTTTCACCACTCAACTTCACTAGATTTATCTCTAATCTCAGCATATGTTGCAGCACAAGAAAACTTTCTAGATTTAGTAGCTTGCCAAAGGGCTTTATCCTTATCTTTAAGCTCAACAAGGAATAGTTGACACTAAATAGTTACAAGAGCATCAGATCTAGCATGCCTCCAAATCCATGTCTTATCTTTTAGCACAGAATCCACTTTAGCTTCAGGATTACTTGCAGCATCATAAATGACACGAGAACCAAATCTTTGAATCAATACCCCAGAAGGATGCCAAAGGTCATGCCAAAGAAATATAGATTTCCCATCCCCTACCCTCAAACCTGATAAACTTCATTACTTCATCCCTCAATTTAAGAATTGCTCTCCAACTCCAGGTACATTCTTGAGGAATTTTTAGAGTTCAAAAACACTTACCTTTGAGAAGATTTGCAAGAATCCAAGCCACCCAAAGAGATCCAGTCTTAGTAAACAAACTCCAAATGTGTTTCATTATAGCAACTCTATTCCAACTAGCAACTCTTTGCAATCCCAGCTCTCCCTTTCTTTTGGGTAAACAAATTTTTCCCATGCTACTTTAGTTTTCCCTTTGCCAGTACCCTACCCTTGccacaagaaattattaaaattttgcttTAGAGTCTTGATGACCTTCCTAGGGAGGATAAAGTTACTT
This portion of the Castanea sativa cultivar Marrone di Chiusa Pesio chromosome 7, ASM4071231v1 genome encodes:
- the LOC142642395 gene encoding uncharacterized protein LOC142642395; translated protein: MCIAVFLWRAHPLYPLILLLNRDEYHSRPTRQLEWWDGGEILGGRDELAGGTWLACSRDGRVAFLTNVREVKCLPDAKSRGDLPSRFLQSKKKPMDFAEEVTKEVDQYNGFNLILIDLCSKTMVYVTNRAKEDNKFVTEVSTGIHVLTNASLDSPWPKAQRLGNNFKELLDTYGEEELPVKEMVEKLMKNTEKDDESMLPHIFPPEREYNLSSIFVDTINPLGRYGTRSTSALFAKAAGEVCFYESHLENDLWKEQTATFQIEETK
- the LOC142642396 gene encoding metallothionein-like protein 4A, which codes for MDTIGRGSAVCNETCSCPVSCPGCVDCRCTTTSVSSTTAKDDHMTCSCGEHCGCNPCSCPKNEHTMGTGKAFCKCGDGCTCATCLAK